One Nostoc punctiforme PCC 73102 DNA window includes the following coding sequences:
- a CDS encoding DoxX family protein, with amino-acid sequence MNKYKEILRVVLAISIIVVGVTHFVVPGEYVKIVPPQLPYPLGLVYLSGFYEILGGIGLLVPPVSQAAAWGLLALFIAVYPANINMAVNLIKIEHIPNSPWVHVVRLPLQAVLITWAWWYTKSSDWEKQASIIPKSLIPKELKLK; translated from the coding sequence ATGAATAAGTATAAGGAAATATTACGTGTAGTTCTTGCTATATCAATCATTGTGGTTGGGGTGACACACTTTGTTGTTCCAGGAGAATATGTCAAAATTGTGCCGCCACAACTACCCTACCCTTTAGGATTAGTTTATCTCAGTGGCTTTTATGAAATTTTGGGTGGTATCGGCTTATTAGTCCCGCCTGTAAGTCAAGCTGCTGCTTGGGGACTTCTTGCTCTTTTTATTGCTGTTTACCCTGCCAATATTAATATGGCGGTTAATCTGATTAAGATTGAACATATACCAAATTCACCTTGGGTACACGTAGTCAGGCTTCCCTTACAAGCAGTTTTAATTACTTGGGCTTGGTGGTACACGAAATCTTCTGATTGGGAAAAACAAGCTTCCATCATTCCCAAATCACTCATTCCCAAAGAATTAAAATTGAAATGA
- a CDS encoding DEAD/DEAH box helicase: protein MSDAFSRLSPFIQEYIYHHQWTELRPVQIAACKVIFDTDAHLLVTAATAAGKTEAAFLPILTLLHTNPATTIGALYISPIKALINDQFERLNYLLKEADIPVWHWHGDVSQSRKNKLLNNPQGILQITPESLESLLINKNNDLLRLFGDLRFVIIDEIHAFMGSERGCQIICQLQRLAKLTQKQPRRIGLSATLGDYSLAENWLSSGTDKSVITPQTDGIKRQIKLAVEHFYISDEVDESEATAYEKYIFNLSKSRKCLIFANNRTRTESVIASLRQIATEQGLPDIYHVHHGSISASLRQAAENAMREPNNPAVTAATLTLELGIDIGHLERVIQLESPLSVASFLQRLGRSGRRGEAADMRFICAEEKPLSEASLPEQIPWQLLQSIAIIQLYLEEQWIEPIRPIKYPLSLLYHQTMSILTATGELSPNALAKQIFSLPPFAAISKEDFQLLLRYLIDIGHIQHTEKGKLILGLIGEKIVRKFQFYAVFAEQQEYIVKQGATQIGSIVTPPAVGNQFALAGRTWQVVEVDFKKKAIFVKQAEGKASIYWRGSGGTIHTKVLQRMQQVLFENVEYSYLQKNALQRLREVRHLAQQVGLDKQNILELEKGKCCIFPWMGTVAYRTLERLLNSYCRESLEITSIGGVNPYYLTVKLAKDKFKHLYPEIASLCEQRITSEDLLSTSEAPEIQKYDRFIPHPLLRKAFASDSLDMRELKQQVSLWRE, encoded by the coding sequence ATGAGTGATGCTTTTAGCCGACTTTCACCCTTCATCCAAGAATATATTTATCATCATCAGTGGACTGAATTACGACCAGTCCAAATTGCCGCTTGTAAAGTTATATTTGACACCGATGCTCATTTACTAGTTACTGCTGCAACTGCTGCCGGTAAAACAGAAGCAGCTTTTCTACCAATTTTGACTTTATTACATACCAACCCTGCTACTACCATCGGCGCATTATATATTAGTCCAATCAAAGCTTTAATTAATGATCAATTTGAGCGCCTCAACTACTTACTCAAAGAAGCAGATATTCCAGTTTGGCACTGGCATGGTGACGTTTCTCAAAGTCGAAAAAACAAACTTTTAAATAATCCTCAAGGAATTCTACAAATTACACCAGAATCTCTAGAAAGTTTGTTAATCAACAAAAATAACGACCTCCTTCGCTTATTTGGTGATTTAAGGTTTGTCATCATTGATGAGATTCACGCCTTTATGGGTTCAGAACGCGGCTGTCAAATTATTTGCCAATTACAACGTTTAGCAAAGTTGACGCAAAAGCAACCGCGCCGTATTGGTTTGTCAGCAACTCTTGGTGATTACTCACTAGCTGAAAATTGGTTGAGTTCAGGAACAGATAAGTCAGTGATTACACCTCAAACTGACGGCATAAAACGCCAAATCAAACTAGCTGTAGAACATTTTTATATTAGTGATGAAGTAGATGAATCAGAAGCAACAGCTTATGAAAAATATATTTTTAACCTCAGCAAATCTCGCAAATGTCTGATATTTGCTAATAATCGCACGCGTACTGAATCTGTAATTGCATCTTTGCGACAAATTGCCACAGAACAAGGACTACCAGATATATATCATGTGCATCATGGGAGTATATCTGCTAGCTTGCGGCAAGCTGCTGAAAATGCGATGCGTGAACCCAACAATCCAGCAGTTACGGCCGCCACTCTGACTTTAGAATTAGGCATAGATATCGGTCATTTAGAGCGAGTTATTCAGTTAGAATCACCCTTATCTGTAGCTAGCTTTTTACAGCGCTTAGGACGTAGTGGCAGAAGAGGTGAAGCTGCTGATATGCGCTTTATCTGTGCTGAAGAGAAACCATTATCAGAAGCTTCTCTACCAGAGCAAATACCCTGGCAGTTGTTACAGTCTATCGCTATCATTCAACTGTACTTAGAGGAGCAATGGATTGAACCAATTAGACCGATTAAATATCCTTTGAGTTTGCTTTATCATCAGACAATGAGTATTTTAACAGCAACAGGAGAACTTTCACCTAATGCTTTAGCTAAACAAATTTTTAGTCTACCGCCCTTTGCTGCTATTTCCAAAGAAGATTTCCAATTATTGCTTCGTTATTTGATTGATATTGGTCATATTCAGCATACTGAGAAAGGTAAATTAATCCTGGGTTTAATAGGAGAAAAGATTGTAAGAAAATTTCAGTTTTATGCTGTCTTTGCTGAACAACAAGAATATATTGTTAAGCAAGGTGCAACGCAAATTGGCAGTATTGTCACGCCGCCTGCTGTTGGCAATCAATTTGCTTTAGCTGGGAGAACTTGGCAAGTAGTAGAAGTTGACTTTAAAAAGAAAGCAATTTTTGTTAAACAAGCCGAGGGGAAAGCTAGTATTTATTGGCGTGGGAGTGGTGGCACTATTCATACCAAAGTTTTACAACGAATGCAACAAGTTTTATTTGAGAATGTCGAGTACAGCTACTTGCAAAAAAATGCTTTGCAACGTTTACGTGAGGTTCGCCATTTGGCGCAGCAGGTTGGATTAGATAAACAAAATATCTTAGAATTGGAAAAAGGTAAATGCTGCATTTTTCCCTGGATGGGTACAGTTGCTTATCGCACCTTAGAAAGATTACTAAACTCCTACTGTCGAGAATCATTGGAAATTACAAGTATTGGTGGAGTAAATCCTTATTATTTAACAGTTAAATTAGCCAAGGATAAATTTAAACATCTTTATCCTGAAATTGCTTCATTGTGTGAGCAAAGAATTACTTCAGAAGATTTGCTCAGTACTTCAGAAGCACCGGAAATTCAAAAATACGATCGATTTATTCCTCATCCACTTTTACGAAAAGCTTTTGCTAGCGATTCTTTAGATATGAGAGAACTCAAACAGCAAGTGTCGTTGTGGAGAGAATAA
- a CDS encoding SMP-30/gluconolactonase/LRE family protein, whose protein sequence is MVQYPLHNVLEARARLGEGPIWDSTQNVIYWVDIYNHRVHQFNPATGKDLFFDVGDVVGAIATAGADRLIIALRHHLAFLNTRTGVITPILEIEGNLPDNRLNDGKCDPQGRFWFGSMCSLEKPQASLYRYDNDGSLHVMETGLTISNGLGWSPDRKIFYLTDSHQQKIYAYDFNSITGNITNRRIFVDLTHESFYPDGLTIDSEGHIWSAMWNGWCVIRFNPKGEEILRIKLPVQVPSSCTFGGEDLQTLYITTASVGLSQAEIEKSFYSGDLFALQTDVTGLPTYAFEEL, encoded by the coding sequence ATGGTACAATATCCACTCCACAATGTTCTAGAAGCCCGTGCCCGTTTGGGTGAAGGCCCCATCTGGGATTCTACCCAAAACGTAATTTACTGGGTTGATATCTACAACCATCGTGTACATCAGTTCAATCCTGCTACAGGGAAAGACTTGTTTTTTGATGTGGGAGATGTAGTAGGTGCGATCGCAACAGCAGGTGCAGATAGATTAATTATCGCGCTGCGTCATCACCTGGCATTTCTCAACACCCGGACAGGTGTAATTACCCCCATTTTAGAAATTGAGGGAAATCTGCCAGATAACCGCCTCAATGATGGTAAATGTGACCCTCAAGGACGTTTTTGGTTCGGTTCAATGTGTTCTTTGGAAAAACCCCAGGCTAGCCTCTATCGCTATGACAATGATGGTTCATTGCATGTAATGGAAACGGGATTGACTATTTCTAATGGTCTGGGATGGAGTCCCGATCGAAAAATATTTTACTTAACAGATTCTCATCAACAAAAAATATATGCTTACGACTTTAATTCAATAACAGGAAATATTACTAATCGTCGGATTTTTGTTGATTTAACTCATGAATCTTTCTACCCAGATGGGTTGACAATAGACAGTGAAGGACATATTTGGTCAGCTATGTGGAATGGATGGTGTGTGATTCGTTTCAACCCCAAGGGTGAAGAGATATTGCGGATAAAGCTACCTGTGCAAGTGCCAAGTAGCTGTACTTTTGGGGGCGAGGATTTGCAAACACTCTACATTACCACTGCTTCAGTTGGACTAAGCCAAGCAGAGATCGAAAAAAGTTTCTACTCTGGTGATTTGTTTGCTCTCCAAACTGATGTTACTGGATTACCTACTTATGCTTTTGAGGAATTATAG
- a CDS encoding glycosyltransferase — MPLKYALVHEWLTPKATGGSELVVREILNHIDADLYALIDFESSNKESYLYKRQIGKTFLQNFPYARNGIQKYLPLWPLAIEQLDLRHYDIILSSSHAVAKGILTTPEQMHICYCHSPMRYAWDLTFDYLRHSKLGSGLAGWVTRYLLHRLRQWDVLSANRVDYFIANSQHTARRIWRCYRREATVIYPPVNIAEFPFLSEKEDFYLTVSRLVSYKQISLIVKAFNQLKRPLVVIGTGDEMNKIREMANSNIQILGWQPDNVVKKYMSRAKAFVYAACEDFGIALVEAQACGTPIIAYGAGGALETVRDIRSCVDTGTGIFFKTQTEAALVEAVEKFEMYEGSFSSEYMRSHAAQFSPQIFADRYLNFVNKCNEKDRFRNDGLG; from the coding sequence GTGCCCTTGAAATATGCTCTGGTTCATGAGTGGCTGACACCTAAAGCCACCGGTGGTTCCGAACTCGTTGTACGAGAAATTTTGAATCACATTGATGCTGATTTGTATGCTCTGATCGATTTTGAATCCAGCAATAAAGAAAGTTATTTATATAAGCGTCAAATTGGCAAGACGTTTCTCCAAAACTTTCCTTATGCCCGCAATGGTATACAAAAATACTTGCCTTTGTGGCCTTTGGCAATTGAACAACTTGATTTGCGGCATTACGACATAATTCTGTCTTCATCTCATGCTGTTGCCAAAGGAATCCTTACCACTCCAGAACAGATGCATATTTGCTACTGTCACAGCCCTATGCGCTATGCCTGGGACTTGACCTTTGATTATCTGCGTCACAGCAAACTGGGTAGTGGTTTAGCTGGGTGGGTGACGCGATATTTATTGCATCGTTTACGCCAGTGGGATGTATTGAGTGCCAATCGCGTTGATTACTTCATTGCTAACTCGCAACATACAGCTCGGCGGATTTGGCGTTGCTATCGACGAGAAGCAACAGTTATTTACCCACCAGTGAATATTGCGGAATTTCCATTTCTGTCTGAGAAAGAGGACTTCTACCTGACAGTTTCCCGGTTAGTGAGTTACAAGCAAATATCGTTGATTGTCAAGGCTTTCAATCAACTAAAACGACCATTAGTAGTCATTGGTACAGGAGATGAAATGAACAAGATTCGCGAGATGGCAAACTCCAATATCCAAATACTGGGATGGCAACCCGATAATGTGGTAAAAAAATATATGTCTAGGGCCAAGGCGTTTGTATATGCAGCTTGTGAAGATTTTGGGATTGCCCTAGTGGAAGCACAAGCTTGTGGTACACCAATAATTGCCTACGGTGCAGGAGGGGCTCTCGAAACAGTGCGAGATATTCGCTCTTGTGTAGATACAGGGACAGGTATATTCTTCAAGACGCAAACAGAGGCGGCTTTAGTGGAGGCAGTAGAAAAGTTTGAAATGTATGAGGGTTCGTTCAGTTCTGAGTATATGCGATCGCACGCCGCGCAGTTTTCACCGCAAATCTTTGCAGATCGTTATCTAAATTTTGTAAACAAGTGCAACGAAAAAGACCGTTTTCGGAATGATGGTCTTGGTTAA
- a CDS encoding DUF2808 domain-containing protein produces MRIATLFGITLSFAIGIGGATLPVTQAVQLRDGTVYFVQPPKLVNATTTYKDVNVWGGTYYFTINLPENAGESLQKVTIAQREGTENIRYNLNDTRAFVGKSDAYGGLRLRKESRLTLGPVTDERDTRTVTVNFDPPVTPGQTVTIALRPVSNPSFSGVYLLGVTAFPVGEKSHGQFLGFGRFQFYSNRSNWWFP; encoded by the coding sequence ATGCGTATTGCAACTTTATTTGGGATAACACTTTCGTTCGCAATTGGTATTGGGGGAGCAACGCTTCCGGTAACTCAAGCGGTGCAGCTTAGAGATGGTACAGTCTACTTTGTCCAACCGCCGAAACTTGTGAATGCAACTACTACTTATAAAGATGTGAATGTTTGGGGTGGAACTTACTATTTCACTATCAACCTGCCGGAAAATGCTGGAGAATCTCTCCAGAAGGTAACGATCGCACAAAGGGAGGGAACAGAGAACATCCGCTACAATCTTAATGATACCCGTGCCTTTGTCGGAAAGAGCGATGCCTACGGCGGGCTACGCCTACGCAAAGAATCTCGGCTAACACTAGGCCCAGTCACAGACGAACGCGACACACGAACCGTTACTGTGAATTTTGATCCGCCTGTCACTCCTGGACAAACAGTGACAATCGCCCTGCGTCCTGTGAGTAATCCCAGCTTTTCTGGTGTCTACTTACTAGGTGTAACAGCATTCCCGGTAGGCGAGAAATCCCACGGACAATTTCTCGGCTTTGGACGATTTCAGTTTTATAGCAATAGAAGCAACTGGTGGTTTCCGTAA
- the gmd gene encoding GDP-mannose 4,6-dehydratase, with the protein MTQQKRALITGITGQDGSYLSEFLLEQGYEVHGIIRRTSTFNTDRIDHIYEDPHKQGVRLFLHYGDLTDGTTLRRILEEVKPVEIYNLGAQSHVRVSFDSPEYTVDAVGMGTLRLLEAIRDYQHRTGIQVRFYQAGSSEMYGLVQAIPQSETTPFYPRSPYACAKVYAHWQTVNYRESYDLFACNGILFNHESPRRGETFVTRKITRAVAGIVAGKQKKIYMGNLDSKRDWGYAKDYVKAMWLMLQQDQPDDYVIATGETHSVREFLELAFSYVNLNWQDYVEFDERYLRPSEVDLLIGDATKARQNLGWKTSVTFKELVSLMVEADLQALGHTSPNGNGSQFPLDIATVRQELGALHF; encoded by the coding sequence ATGACGCAACAGAAGCGAGCGTTGATTACTGGTATTACTGGTCAAGATGGTTCATATCTAAGTGAGTTTTTACTAGAACAAGGTTATGAGGTTCATGGCATCATTCGCCGGACTTCTACCTTCAACACAGACCGCATCGATCACATTTACGAAGACCCCCACAAACAGGGAGTACGGTTGTTTCTTCACTATGGTGACTTGACAGATGGTACGACGTTGCGACGTATTTTAGAAGAAGTCAAACCAGTAGAGATTTACAACCTCGGCGCTCAATCCCATGTCAGAGTAAGCTTTGATTCACCAGAATATACGGTGGATGCTGTAGGAATGGGGACGCTGCGTCTGTTGGAAGCAATTCGAGACTACCAACACCGGACTGGAATTCAGGTGCGATTTTACCAGGCGGGTTCTTCAGAAATGTATGGTTTAGTACAAGCAATACCGCAAAGTGAGACAACGCCCTTTTATCCCCGCAGTCCTTACGCCTGTGCAAAAGTTTACGCCCACTGGCAAACTGTAAATTATCGTGAGTCCTACGATTTGTTTGCTTGTAACGGCATACTTTTTAACCATGAGTCACCAAGACGTGGTGAAACCTTTGTAACCCGCAAAATTACTAGAGCAGTTGCTGGTATAGTTGCTGGTAAGCAAAAAAAGATTTACATGGGTAATCTAGACTCAAAGCGAGATTGGGGCTATGCGAAGGATTACGTAAAAGCAATGTGGTTGATGTTGCAGCAAGACCAGCCAGACGATTATGTAATTGCTACTGGTGAAACCCATTCAGTGCGAGAATTTTTGGAACTAGCATTTAGTTACGTAAATCTCAATTGGCAAGATTATGTAGAGTTTGATGAGCGTTACCTCCGTCCATCTGAGGTAGATTTATTGATTGGCGATGCTACCAAAGCACGTCAGAATTTGGGCTGGAAAACATCAGTAACCTTTAAAGAATTAGTTTCCTTAATGGTAGAAGCAGACTTACAAGCATTGGGTCACACTTCACCCAATGGAAATGGTTCGCAATTTCCATTAGATATTGCCACTGTTCGTCAAGAACTCGGCGCTTTGCACTTCTGA
- a CDS encoding SMI1/KNR4 family protein: MQNSITTHPITEDLIAIYSCVKGCCFERPNNFDFPTDLLPGYDLIEIDKVDSVINLLHSVHKDPDCWGWQPDMIPFLRGSGGDYYCVRTLSDDRSVVWTPKDDVLYVICQSIKDFILIITECYKQNAYFLDEDRYLECNYDLEEKIIVNFNPNYYYQNGLESKE, encoded by the coding sequence ATTCAGAATAGCATTACAACCCATCCAATTACTGAAGATTTAATCGCTATATATTCATGTGTTAAGGGATGTTGTTTTGAACGTCCTAATAATTTTGATTTTCCTACAGATTTACTTCCTGGGTACGATTTAATCGAAATTGATAAAGTAGATAGCGTTATAAATCTTTTGCATAGCGTACATAAAGATCCAGACTGTTGGGGATGGCAGCCAGATATGATTCCTTTTTTACGTGGTAGCGGAGGTGATTACTATTGCGTCAGAACTTTGTCAGACGATCGATCAGTTGTATGGACTCCTAAAGATGATGTTTTATATGTAATTTGTCAAAGTATTAAAGATTTTATTTTAATAATTACGGAATGCTATAAACAAAATGCTTATTTTTTGGATGAAGATAGGTATCTGGAATGTAATTATGATTTGGAAGAAAAAATTATAGTAAATTTCAATCCAAATTATTATTATCAAAATGGTTTAGAATCAAAAGAATGA
- a CDS encoding NAD-dependent epimerase/dehydratase family protein, with protein sequence MRILIMGGTRFIGIYLTQLLVEQGHEVVLFNRGNRATPSLQGVGQIIGDRTDPTQLKAKLSQESFDVIFDNNGRELTDTQPLAEIFQGRVQHFVYMSSAGVYLKSDQLPHVEGDLVDPKSRHKGKHETEAYLTQLGLPFTSIRPTYIYGPRNYNELEGWFFDRIVRDRPIPIPGNGLHITQLGHVKDLAKAMTQILGNKQAIGQIYNISGDRFVTFDGLARASAVAAGKSPDATKIVHYDPKKFDFGKRKAFPMRVQHFFASVNKAQTELNWHPEYDLISGLQNSLENDYLANAKDKADVDFSVDEEILQAL encoded by the coding sequence ATGCGAATTCTAATTATGGGTGGTACTCGGTTCATTGGTATCTATTTGACTCAATTACTAGTGGAACAAGGACATGAGGTGGTGCTGTTCAATCGTGGAAATCGGGCAACACCTTCTTTACAGGGAGTAGGACAAATTATAGGCGATCGCACTGACCCTACCCAATTAAAAGCAAAGTTATCACAAGAAAGCTTTGATGTCATTTTTGACAATAATGGGCGGGAGCTTACTGATACTCAACCACTTGCAGAGATTTTTCAAGGTCGAGTGCAACATTTTGTGTATATGAGTTCTGCCGGAGTCTATCTCAAATCCGATCAACTACCCCATGTCGAAGGAGATTTAGTAGATCCCAAAAGTCGCCATAAGGGTAAGCATGAAACGGAAGCTTATTTGACTCAATTGGGATTGCCCTTTACTTCCATTCGTCCTACTTATATTTACGGGCCTCGTAATTATAATGAGTTGGAAGGGTGGTTTTTTGACAGAATTGTGCGCGATCGCCCCATTCCCATCCCCGGAAATGGTTTGCATATTACTCAGCTGGGTCATGTCAAAGACTTGGCAAAAGCAATGACCCAGATTTTGGGTAATAAGCAAGCCATAGGACAGATTTATAATATCTCTGGCGATCGCTTTGTCACTTTCGATGGTTTAGCCCGTGCTAGTGCTGTAGCGGCTGGCAAATCACCCGATGCTACAAAAATCGTCCATTACGACCCGAAAAAGTTTGATTTCGGCAAACGCAAAGCTTTTCCGATGCGGGTGCAGCATTTCTTTGCTTCGGTGAACAAAGCACAAACAGAATTAAACTGGCATCCTGAATATGATTTGATTTCTGGGTTACAAAATTCTCTGGAAAATGATTATTTGGCTAATGCAAAAGATAAGGCTGATGTTGATTTCTCTGTAGATGAGGAGATTTTACAAGCTTTGTGA
- a CDS encoding sugar transferase — MTAQSSLLSGKRGVRQDTRASTRTFLKRGQKTKTPKVKPKGLSFQGLNGEFAKRLFDIVFSLSVLILFFPVYLILALLIALSSEGPIFYVQERVGKNYKAFNCIKFRTMVSNADEILMQMMETSPELRQEFESSFKLKQDPRITKIGQFLRITSLDEFPQFWNVLKGDMSVVGPRPLVAEELPKYGCHIDEILTIRPGITGLWQVSGRNDIPYPRRVQIDLHYVKFRNFWLDLWIILKTVDVVILPKNNGAY, encoded by the coding sequence ATGACTGCCCAGAGCTCACTCCTCTCCGGCAAGCGAGGCGTACGGCAAGACACTAGAGCGTCTACGCGTACTTTCTTAAAACGCGGTCAAAAAACAAAGACGCCAAAAGTTAAACCCAAAGGTTTATCTTTTCAGGGTTTAAACGGAGAGTTTGCCAAACGACTGTTCGATATAGTGTTTTCGCTGTCGGTGTTAATTTTGTTCTTCCCCGTCTACTTAATTTTGGCCTTGCTAATCGCTCTCAGCTCAGAAGGGCCAATTTTTTATGTCCAAGAACGGGTAGGGAAAAATTACAAAGCGTTTAATTGTATTAAATTCAGAACAATGGTAAGCAATGCGGACGAAATCCTCATGCAAATGATGGAAACATCGCCCGAGTTGCGACAAGAATTTGAAAGCAGTTTTAAGCTGAAACAAGACCCCCGAATTACCAAAATTGGTCAATTTTTGCGAATTACTAGCTTAGACGAATTTCCCCAGTTCTGGAACGTTTTAAAAGGGGACATGAGTGTAGTCGGCCCCCGGCCCTTAGTAGCAGAAGAGCTGCCAAAATACGGTTGTCACATTGATGAAATTTTAACAATTCGTCCAGGAATTACTGGTTTGTGGCAGGTATCCGGGCGTAATGACATTCCCTACCCCCGGCGAGTCCAGATAGACCTGCATTATGTCAAATTTAGGAATTTCTGGCTTGATTTATGGATCATCTTGAAAACTGTGGATGTAGTTATTTTACCCAAAAATAACGGGGCATACTGA